One Planctomycetota bacterium genomic window carries:
- a CDS encoding carboxyltransferase domain-containing protein, whose product MAAEPTAPVEVVFAGDDLLSIAVGTASVAQALAAELRASGVWLAAVAGIDSVVVQFDPIAQTPQSAAQRLQAQAETFRMPEETETRLVTIPVVYDG is encoded by the coding sequence TTGGCGGCTGAGCCCACAGCGCCGGTCGAGGTCGTCTTTGCGGGCGACGACCTCCTGAGCATTGCGGTCGGCACCGCATCGGTGGCGCAGGCGCTCGCGGCAGAGCTGCGCGCTTCAGGCGTTTGGCTCGCAGCGGTCGCCGGCATCGACTCGGTCGTCGTGCAGTTTGACCCGATCGCCCAGACCCCGCAGAGCGCTGCACAACGCCTTCAGGCGCAGGCCGAAACGTTTCGGATGCCCGAGGAGACCGAGACCCGGCTCGTGACCATACCGGTCGTTTACGACGGCG